A window of Juglans regia cultivar Chandler chromosome 7, Walnut 2.0, whole genome shotgun sequence contains these coding sequences:
- the LOC109001160 gene encoding kinesin-like protein KIN-12C isoform X2, with protein MSKETSTSRLAARNVSKGTQSETNENGFETLLNPVHFPPPRTPLNTIHDPSQYQTDPQGPDFDTHHKFEASRGGRSSDRKLEGVEKFGNAGLSYGTPRVSGRAGTKAQSEPNSAQTTPVKSVSRASIGGATGAPTSIRAPPLYAGGKGGSFSRVSRGISVANSELPGDVQDFELVEDPSFWADHNVQVLIRIRPLSAPERVSQGYGRCLRQDSARTLVWLGHPETRFTFDHIACETISQETLFRVAGLPMVENCMSGYNSCMFAYGQTGSGKTYTMMGEIYEMEGRLNEDSGITPRIFEYLFTRIRVEEESRKDEKLKYSCKCSFLEIYNEQITDLLEPSSTNLQLREDLKKGVYVENLTEHNVRTVNDVVKLLLQGAANRKMAATHMNSESSRSHSVFTCIVESSWEKDSMTHFRFARLNLVDLAGSERQKSSGAEGDRLKEAANINKSLSTLGLVIMSLVDLAHGKHRHVPYRDSRLTFLLQDSLGGNSKTTIIANVSPSICSANETLSTLKFAQRAKLIQNNAKVNEDASGDVTALQRQIQQLKGQLSILMKYNNLTRSISSYIPAAEESGLNDLSEGYDSSGERKPTGNHKIRRLPSTKINHMEANLVGAMRREKMAEIAVRKLEAEIEHACQREEDAQNTKMMLRFREEKIKQLELLVNDSLSSEKYLMEENKALLEEIQMLRARIDKNPELTQFALENIRLQEQLQLFQNFHEQGERETLLAEVSELRNQLLETLEGKLTFPARNDNQDNDTIKELEDSRNMNFKLIREVDELRTELRKYLNCSQAASTSATDSFSKNSEEFRQTDNYLLVESIYSHSESGDEVASSTQADDEVRKNRIDQNIDDSSLSHSNDPQKELMDARLLVEAMELEQVHLITELQHIQEENQRLMGMVSKKDKVDKQTVLEPQSRFLKLGNLETQNMGLLAEGNEEIDQKALQYKLDKMSKDLEEVRLLNNQYQEDQVSQLSQQHQIQLVCEQVEMETSRTIIHLQEDVAAIQLELNQKLCDMTQENTRLRNIIAAKEEEIKVLCMEWERATLELTSFLVDGSKSLKDASGQIEGIACSFPKASCISEHIERAARVCVDKEESILLLEKSLEDAQTMVMEMELKLSSLKEATIALKEFQQLDIDKSTEEATQLSKLMNGNTNMVKTEDCKCKIKIDQLTEAEKCVNSGFVAVKRICDCHKVAQVNNVEKDIIIPKLIDVGNHKISEMTTDADVLALECLKYQVKLTRFGVLESENAINELYTDVETHLKALQFDVCEVCSAYKELVQELMKESHEMKKICMELRENHKNSQFCNVELLSMEPPKFMKFGNENPMLNQIRDKLAETNDILKLIKDCIKTKVNEFECLSEEEDLMEADTWISDCSMIDSDVSSESVASVIKSDGSSYTFQPRFPAGVNMMDLQVEGGLVVQSDDQESEKSIKLLKGSKIQSEATRLCLRKELEMAFHIFSKLYVQLSTLLSKSDVGDFSCSEELKQVVPSIEYGIEKAEAGCYNIREVVADEKINHASSLLTKFEEAGATMREADLMLNALLKANESAKQLTGMWKQAGEDLMVERASLIEEVKQLKSSIRLKEEENKSLQDQIQYGLAEMANSLSLLEGCFVQMQKVVDESFSVIYSDALSLGQEMLCLVSNSRSSVEDICTEIMEKGFAFFVLYQCHTVEFIRKLPCLLGQPGLCAFRHQEYRPVIKLENMCSSDEDDVIVPCKKVMGEGDQCELVRKVGGGQLGLSSDNLIYENMALKKELERKEVLLEGLLFDFSLLQESASNTKDIKDETEKLIFSLRQVRHELEMKTSQLDDVLVQYRKLEGHLADTEKALVISNSDLEQAKETIASYSDQNTELKVLLKDIYLQKSETEELLDEQKEVVKGLEKEILHLTSSVSLCKGIEDELRRVASERDQLHEEVQSLNATLEMAYALVDEKEAVAVECQQETEASKMYAEQKEEEVKILEHSVEELECTINVLEKKVDEMNEEVERHRVIRDSLELELQVLRQMLSSVENFTENADSGNSVTQQPESMHLQGRLLEFHEAQNRIKLLEEEKLEQDKEIKQCKEYISELVLHAEAQASQYQQKYKTLEAMVNEVKTDLSYSTSSALTLDKTERISTRTRGSSSPFRCISNLVQQMNLEKDQELSVARIRIEELKALAASRQKEVCMLNTRLAAAESMTHDVIRDLLGVKLDMTNYANLIDQYQVQKLVVEAQQKTEEFVAKEQEVLKLRKQINDLLEERESCISEVNRKEADVLAVQMTVEQLLERDQLLSAQNEMLKMDKTNLKRRVTELDDMVKALLGAPSMKQQTQKTKDNSSSKLGLSDADFTKRLAHSERRLSHVNDELAQYRRSSGSHPNDRTYGHGSETKNRR; from the exons ATGTCGAAGGAAACCTCTACCTCTCGACTTGCGGCTCGAAACGTTTCGAAGGGAACGCAATCCGAAACAAACGAAAACGGATTCGAAACCTTGCTGAATCCGGTTCATTTTCCACCCCCCAGAACTCCTCTGAATACAATTCATGATCCATCTCAGTACCAAACGGATCCACAAGGTCCCGATTTTGATACTCATCACAAGTTCGAAGCCAGTCGAGGAGGTCGATCATCGGACAGGAAGCTTGAAGGTGTAGAGAAGTTTGGCAATGCGGGCCTCAGTTACGGGACTCCCAGGGTGTCAGGTCGCGCAGGGACGAAGGCGCAGTCGGAGCCGAACTCGGCGCAGACCACTCCGGTGAAGAGTGTTTCAAGGGCTTCAATTGGTGGTGCAACAGGAGCACCTACTTCAATCAGAGCTCCTCCATTGTACGCTGGGGGGAAAGGAGGAAGTTTCTCTAGGGTTTCCAGAGGGATTTCGGTCGCGAATTCTGAACTTCCAGGGGACGTTCAGGATTTTGAGCTGGTAGAAGATCCGTCGTTCTGGGCGGATCACAATGTACAG GTGCTGATAAGAATTCGGCCATTGAGTGCTCCAGAGAGGGTTTCTCAAGGTTATGGTCGATGCCTGAGGCAGGATAGTGCACGGACCTTGGTGTGGCTTGGTCATCCTGAAACCAGATTTACCTTTGATCATATCGCATGCGAGACCATATCACAG GAAACCCTGTTCAGGGTTGCTGGATTGCCCATGGTGGAGAATTGCATGTCTGGTTATAATAGCTGCATGTTTGCATATGGTCAG ACAGGAAGTGGCAAAACATATACTATGATGGGTGAGATATATGAGATGGAAGGAAGGCTCAATGAAGATAGTGGGATAACTCCACgcatttttgaatatttatttacaagAATTAGGGTG GAGGAAGAGAGCAGGAAGGATGAAAAGCTGAAGTATAGCTGCAAATGTTCCTTTCTAGAGATTTACAATGAGCAGATAACAGATCTTTTGGAGCCCTCATCAACTAATCTACAG CTGAGAGAAGACTTGAAGAAAGGGGTATATGTTGAAAACCTCACGGAGCATAATGTGAGGACAGTCAATGATGTTGTCAAACTTCTGTTACAG GGTGCTGCAAACAGGAAAATGGCGGCAACTCATATGAACAGTGAGAGCAGCCGCTCCCACAGTGTTTTTACCTGTATCGTTGAAAGCAGCTGGGAGAAAGATTCCATGACTCACTTCAGATTTGCAAGGTTAAACTTAGTAGATCTAGCTGGTTCTGAAAG GCAGAAAAGCTCTGGTGCAGAGGGAGATCGTTTGAAAGAAGCAGCAAATATAAACAAATCTTTGTCAACTCTTGG CTTAGTGATAATGTCTTTAGTGGATTTAGCACATGGGAAACATAGACATGTGCCCTACAGAGACTCAAGGCTCACATTTCTACTTCAG GATTCTTTGGGAGGAAACTCAAAGACAACGATCATTGCAAATGTCAGCCCATCTATTTG CTCTGCAAATGAAACACTTAGCACTCTGAAGTTTGCACAGCGTGCCAAACTTATTCAGAACAAT GCTAAAGTGAATGAAGATGCTTCAGGTGATGTAACTGCACTGCAGCGGCAAATCCAACAGTTGAAG GGCCAGTTATCCATTTTGATGAAGTATAATAACCTTACAAGGTCTATCTCAAGTTATATTCCAGCTGCTGAAGAATCTGGACTGAATGACTTGTCTGAGGGATATGACTCTTCAGGAGAGAGAAAGCCAACTGGTAATCATAAGATACGTAGACTCCCAAGCACGAAG ATAAATCACATGGAAGCTAATTTAGTTGGTGCTATGAGGAGAGAAAAAATGGCAGAGATAGCAGTTCGGAAGCTAGAGGCTGAAATTGAACAT GCTTGCCAAAGGGAAGAGGATGCTCAGAACACTAAAATGATGCTACGGTTTCGTGAAGAGAAAATTAAACAACTTGAACTGCTTGTGAATGACAGTCTGTCTTCCGAGAAGTATCTCATGGAAGAAAATAAGGCTCTACTGGAAGAGATTCAGATGCTTCGGGCAAGGATTGATAAAAATCCAGAATTGACCCAATTTGCTCTGGAGAATATCAGACTACAAGAGCAACTCCAGCT gttccaaaattttcatgaaCAAGGAGAGCGAGAAACATTGCTGGCTGAAGTTTCAGAATTGCGCAATCAG CTTCTGGAAACACTTGAAGGAAAGCTCACATTCCCTGCAAGAAATGACAATCAG GATAATGACACCATAAAAGAGTTGGAAGATTCCAGGAATATGAATTTCAAACTGATTAG GGAAGTAGATGAATTACGAACAGAactgagaaaatatttgaactgCAGTCAAGCTGCGTCTACCTCT GCTACAGATTCTTTCTCCAAGAATTCTGAGGAGTTTAGGCAAACGGATAATTATTTATTG GTAGAAAGCATATATAGCCATAGTGAATCTGGTGATGAGGTGGCATCTAGTACCCAGGCAGATGATGAGGTTCGAAAGAATAGAATTGACCAGAATATTGATGATTCTTCATTGTCACACTCCAATGATCCTCAAAAAGAGTTGATGGATGCTAGATTGTTGGTTGAAGCAATGGAGTTGGAGCAGGTCCATCTAATTACCGAGCTGCAGCATATACAGGAGGAGAATCAAAGACTCATGGGAATGGTAAGCAAGAAGGACAAGGTAGATAAACAAACAGTACTGGAACCTCAGAGTCGTTTCCTGAAATTAGGTAATCTGGAAACTCAAAACATGGGCTTGCTGGCGGAGGGAAATGAAGAAATTGACCAGAAGGCTTTGCAATACAAGTTGGACAAAATGAGTAAGGATCTTGAGGAGGTCAGATTGCTTAATAACCAGTATCAAGAGGATCAGGTGTCCCAGTTATCTCAGCAACACCAAATTCAACTGGTATGTGAACAGGTTGAAATGGAGACGAGCAGAACAATTATTCATTTACAGGAAGATGTTGCTGCTATTCAGTTAGAACTCAATCAAAAGCTATGTGACATGACTCAAGAAAATACAAGACTAAGAAACATAATAGCAGCCAAGGAGGAGGAAATAAAGGTACTTTGTATGGAATGGGAAAGGGCAACTCTGGAACTAACAAGCTTCCTTGTAGATGGTTCTAAATCCCTCAAAGATGCGTCTGGCCAGATCGAAGGTATTGCTTGCTCATTTCCAAAGGCTAGTTGTATTAGTGAACACATAGAGAGGGCTGCCAGAGTTTGCGTGGATAAGGAAGAAAGTATTCTACTCTTAGAAAAGAGCTTGGAAGATGCACAGACGATGGTGATGGAAATGGAGCTGAAATTAAGTTCCTTGAAGGAAGCAACAATAGCTTTAAAAGAATTCCAGCAACTAGATATTGACAAAAGTACTGAAGAGGCAACACAATTAAGCAAGCTCATGAATGGGAACACCAACATGGTAAAGACGGAAGATtgtaaatgcaaaataaaaattgatcaGCTTACTGAAGCAGAAAAATGTGTTAATTCTGGTTTTGTAGCAGTAAAAAGGATTTGTGATTGTCACAAGGTTGCTCAGGTAAATAATGTTGAGAAAGACATTATAATCCCAAAGCTCATCGATGTGGGCAACCATAAGATTTCTGAGATGACGACTGATGCTGATGTTTTGGCACTGGAGTGTTTGAAATATCAAGTGAAGTTGACCAGATTTGGGGTTTTGGAGTCTGAAAATGCTATTAATGAACTCTATACAGATGTAGAAACCCATTTAAAAGCCCTCCAATTTGATGTCTGTGAAGTTTGTTCTGCATACAAAGAGTTGGTTCAGGAGTTAATGAAAGAGAGTCAtgagatgaagaaaatatgtaTGGAATTGAGAGAGAATCATAAGAATTCTCAGTTCTGCAATGTTGAATTACTGTCAATGGAACCTccaaaatttatgaaatttggaAATGAGAATCCAATGCTGAATCAGATAAGAGACAAACTTGCTGAAACAAATGACATACTGAAACTCATTAAAGATTGCatcaaaacaaaagtaaatGAGTTTGAGTGCCTCTCTGAGGAGGAAGACTTAATGGAAGCGGATACATGGATTTCTGATTGTTCCATGATTGACTCTGATGTTTCAAGTGAAAGTGTTGCTTCAGTAATTAAATCGGATGGCAGCTCATATACTTTCCAGCCCAGGTTTCCTGCAGGGGTAAACATGATGGACCTTCAAGTTGAAGGAGGCTTGGTAGTTCAGTCTGATGATCAAGAATCAGAAAAGTCAATTAAGCTTCTAAAAGGTTCGAAAATACAGAGTGAAGCAACAAGATTATGCCTGAGAAAGGAATTAGAAATGGCATTCCATATTTTCAGTAAACTATATGTTCAGTTAAGCACACTGCTCAGCAAGTCAGATGTTGGAGATTTTTCTTGCTCAGAAG AATTGAAGCAAGTTGTTCCATCTATTGAGTATGGAATTGAGAAAGCTGAAGCAGGCTGCTATAATATAAGAGAG GTAGTTGCTGATGAGAAAATTAATCATGCTAGTAGCCTCTTAACCAAGTTTGAGGAAGCCGGTGCAACAATGAGAGAAGCTGATTTGATGTTAAATGCTTTGCTGAAAGCAAATGAAAGTGCAAAACAGTTGACTGGTATGTGGAAGCAAGCTGGTGAGGATTTGATGGTAGAGAGAGCAAGCTTGATTGAAGAAGTCAAACAACTTAAGTCATCAATACGTTTGAAAGAAGAGGAGAACAAATCACTGCAGGATCAAATCCAGTATGGTCTGGCAGAGATGGCAAACTCATTATCATTGCTTGAAGGGTGCTTTGTGCAAATGCAAAAGGTTGTAGATGAGAGCTTCAGCGTAATATATTCTGATGCCTTATCTCTGGGACAGGAGATGCTTTGCTTAGTGAGCAACTCCAGATCATCAGTAGAAGATATTTGCACTGAGATAATGGAGAAAGGATTCGCTTTCTTTGTGCTATATCAGTGCCACACAGTGGAGTTTATCAGGAAACTCCCATGCTTGCTTGGACAACCTGGTTTGTGTGCATTCAGACATCAAGAATACCGTCCGGTAATAAAGTTAGAAAATATGTGCTCAAGTGATGAGGATGATGTCATTGTTCCTTGTAAGAAAGTCATGGGGGAAGGAGATCAATGTGAATTAGTGAGAAAGGTTGGGGGGGGACAACTGGGGTTATCCAGTGATAACCTAATCTATGAAAACATGGCACTTAAGAAAGAATTGGAACGAAAAGAAGTTTTATTAGAAGGTTTGCTTTTTGATTTCAGCTTGTTGCAGGAATCCGCCTCCAATACAAAGGACATCAAAGATGAAACTGAAAAGCTAATATTTTCATTACGCCAAGTTCGACATGAGCTAGAGATGAAAACAAGTCAGCTTGATGACGTGTTGGTTCAATATAGAAAACTTGAAGGTCATTTAGCTGATACCGAAAAGGCTTTGGTTATTTCAAATTCTGATCTTGAGCAGGCTAAAGAAACAATAGCCAGTTACTCGGACCAAAACACTGAGTTGAAGGTTCTATTAAAAGATATCTATCTCCAAAAATCTGAAACAGAAGAGCTATTGGATGAACAGAAGGAGGTGGTCAAAGGTTTGGAGAAAGAAATTCTTCATTTAACATCTTCAGTTTCTTTATGTAAAGGCATTGAAGATGAATTGAGGAGGGTTGCCAGTGAAAGAGACCAACTCCATGAAGAAGTTCAATCCTTGAACGCTACACTAGAGATGGCTTATGCTTTGGTTGATGAAAAGGAAGCTGTCGCTGTTGAATGTCAACAG GAGACAGAGGCAAGTAAAATGTATGCTGAACAAAAGGAAGAGGAGGTGAAGATTTTAGAACATTCTGTAGAGGAGCTTGAGTGCACCATAAATGTATTGGAGAAAAAG GTGGATGAAATGAATGAAGAGGTAGAAAGGCATCGAGTGATCCGAGATTCTCTAGAACTGGAACTCCAAGTTTTGAGACAGATGTTGTCTTCAGTTGAAAATTTCACTGAGAATGCGGATTCTGGAAACTCTGTTACTCAACAACCTGAATCTAT GCACCTGCAAGGTAGATTACTGGAATTTCATGAGGCGCAGAAtcgaataaaacttcttgaagaGGAAAAACTAGAACAGGATAAAGAG ATCAAACAATGCAAAGAGTACATCTCCGAGCTTGTCCTGCACGCTGAAGCCCAGGCATCACAATACCAACAAAAG TACAAGACTCTGGAGGCGATGGTTAATGAAGTAAAAACCGATTTATCATATTCAACATCAAGTGCTCTTACATTAGATAAAACTGAGAGAATCTCAACGAGGACAAGGGGCTCCAGCTCACCATTCAGATGCATTTCAAATTTGGTTCAGCAAATGAATTTGGAGAAGGATCAGGAATTGTCAGTGGCCAGGATTCGTATAGAGGAGCTTAAAGCATTGGCGGCAAGTCGGCAAAAAGAG